Proteins from a genomic interval of Lycium ferocissimum isolate CSIRO_LF1 chromosome 2, AGI_CSIRO_Lferr_CH_V1, whole genome shotgun sequence:
- the LOC132045915 gene encoding uncharacterized protein LOC132045915, producing the protein MDFASMDSAQLTMVGSGFSALLSMHFTIQLLSQHLFYWKNPKEQKAIIMIIVMAPLYAIDSFVGLLDIRGSKAFFMFLDSVKECYEAVAIAKFLALMYSYLNISISKNIVPDEIKGREIHHSFPMTLFQPRTAHLDHRTLKLMKHWTWQFVIIRPACSILMITLQILGLYPSWLSWTFTIILNISFTVAMYSLVVFYHVFSKELQPHKPVSKFICIKGIVFFSFWQGLVVKILVALGVIKSHHFWLDVEHLQEAIQNVLICVEMVFFSVLQQYAYHVAPYSGDVEAKLKLKKDD; encoded by the exons ATGGACTTCGCTAGTATGGACAGTGCACAGCTTACTATGGTGGGATCGGGATTTTCTGCTTTGCTTTCAATGCATTTCACGATACAGCTCTTGTCACAACACCTCTTCTATTGGAAAAATCCAAAGGAGCAAAAGGCGATAATCATGATTATAGTTATGGCCCCCCTTTATGCCATTGACTCGTTTGTGGGCTTGTTAGATATTCGTGGAAGCAAAGCATTTTTCATGTTTCTAGACTCAGTTAAAGAATGCTATGAGGCTGTG GCAATCGCCAAATTTTTGGCCCTGATGTATAGTTATTTGAATATATCCATCAGCAAAAACATTGTGCCTGATGAAATCAAAGGGAGGGAAATTCATCATTCCTTTCCAATGACTCTATTTCAG CCTCGTACTGCCCACTTAGATCACCGGACACTGAAACTTATGAAGCATTGGACATGGCAATTTGTTATCATCCGTCCAGCATGCTCTATCTTGATGATCACGTTACAGATTCTTGGGTTATATCCGAGTTGGCTCAGCTGGACGTTTACCATCATTCTCAATATTTCATTCACAGTGGCCATGTACTCTTTGGTTGTTTTCTATCATGTTTTTTCAAAGGAACTGCAGCCACACAAACCAGTTTCAAAGTTCATCTGCATCAAAGGGATTGTTTTCTTCAGCTTTTGGCAG GGGTTGGTGGTTAAAATTCTAGTTGCGTTGGGCGTTATCAAATCTCACCATTTTTGGTTGGATGTGGAGCACCTTCAGGAAGCCATTCAGAATGTTTTAATTTGCGTGGAGATGGTTTTCTTTTCTGTTCTGCAGCAATATGCATACCACGTAGCTCCTTACAGTGGCGATGTCGAAGCAAAGTTGAAACtgaaaaaggatgactaa